A single window of Maylandia zebra isolate NMK-2024a linkage group LG2, Mzebra_GT3a, whole genome shotgun sequence DNA harbors:
- the LOC101484204 gene encoding uncharacterized protein LOC101484204 encodes MSTNMPPGSLNLESQLLSIMDVLVKAAVAEISQLFSESSASLRLHLTQSLKENENLRTRMKVMRSELFSLRLQTRTNRPASRFSPIRGNITKPRAKPQVLIKSQVAQKAGGEAASIVLQSEKKTTSSAAQVQCADVESPDVILIKDEDDVGGCGPDVGDQGDFRNHSLQGGVATGAQNLEPAGSSCSTGDNEELRIVCVHGRGEGPLQDESDTLFSASELQAFSSLSDHNVGHDNLLNFTTGASDRAPMRVTQDNSAGLVRNNQLERNNSTQMALTALNPGLKSPLVVTEGQVGHPSHMSQFPQQQNVFPHTANKSLDCNFCGERFHSREDLIVHRASHTGESPVPCSLCGKSFVNKTTLSIHMRIHTGEKPYACAQCGKRFTQNGSLKIHLRTHSGEKPYTCSQCTASFNNPSNLRRHMITHTNGAL; translated from the exons ATGTCCACAAACATGCCACCGGGGAGCCTGAATCTGGAGTCACAGCTTTTGTCCATTATGGACGTGCTGGTGAAAGCGGCGGTGGCAGAAATCAGCCAGCTGTTCTCGGAGAGCTCGGCGTCTCTCCGTCTGCATTTAACCCAGAGCTTGAAGGAAAACGAAAACCTGAGGACGAGGATGAAGGTTATGAGGAGTGAGCTCTTCTCCCTCAGGCTACAAACCAGAACTAATCGACCAGCGAGCCGCTTTTCTCCCATCAGAGGAAACATAACCAAACCACGAGCTAAGCCACAAG ttCTCATCAAATCACAAGTGGCTCAAAAGGCGGGTGGGGAAGCTGCTTCTATCGTCCTGCAGTCGGAGAAAAAGACCACCTCCTCAGCAGCTCAAGTGCAG TGTGCAGATGTGGAGAGTCCAGATGTCATTCTAATCAAAGATGAGGATGATGTGGGTGGATGTGGGCCAGATGTTGGTG ATCAGGGTGACTTTAGAAACCACAGTCTGCAGGGCGGTGTTGCAACAGGAGCTCAGAATTTGGAGCCAGCTGGTTCCTCTTGCTCGACAGGTGATAACGAGGAGCTGAGAATCGTGTGCGTTCACGGCCGAGGCGAAGGGCCTCTACAGGATGAAAGTGACACCCTCTTCTCTGCGTCTGAGCTTCAGGCTTTTAGCTCTCTGTCTGACCACAACGTCGGCCACGACAACCTCCTGAATTTCACCACTGGCGCAAGTGACAGAGCTCCAATGAGAGTCACACAGGATAACAGTGCCGGACTGGTGAGAAACAACCAACTTGAAAGAAATAATTCCACACAAATGGCTCTGACAGCATTGAACCCTGGATTGAAATCGCCACTAGTAGTAACTGAGGGTCAAGTGGGGCACCCCAGCCACATGAGCCAGTTCCCACAGCAGCAGAACGTCTTCCCTCACACCGCCAACAAATCCCTGGACTGCAACTTCTGTGGCGAGCGCTTCCACAGCCGCGAAGACCTCATCGTACATCGCGCGAGTCACACCGGGGAGTCTCCGGTCCCTTGCTCTCTGTGCGGCAAGTCGTTTGTCAACAAGACCACACTTAGCATCCACATGCGCATTCACACGGGCGAGAAGCCGTACGCATGTGCGCAATGTGGAAAACGCTTCACGCAGAACGGCAGTCTGAAGATCCACCTGCGGACACACTCCGGAGAGAAGCCGTACACCTGCAGTCAGTGCACAGCCAGTTTCAACAACCCCAGCAACCTTCGCAGACACATGATCACACACACCAACGGGGCGCTCTGA
- the smtnl1 gene encoding smoothelin-like 1, giving the protein MDTMDGESPKQDTFDSTESTNPTDTNNNSNQAGEPEVENKDLGEGAEGQRVMETEDKAEEDTVSEEAEKETSGDTKKPQTVSQSGEDDTEAAAQDKEKASTGAEVKDSEREGKDKEEDAEETEKGGQVAEIQSSETGKDGEDMKDKEKEKKEIGKDVKEQEAEKKKQVTEEDAEPKDKGKTKEAEKQAKPKRKSGPPSSSLSRPRPSARSIRASAKNDIIAKFQKGAPETPIPRNFKIQKSSAAVATGASIKQKILQWCRNKTRNYEGINIENFSSSWCNGMAFCALIHRFFPDAFEYSSLKPEEREKNFTLAFKTAESLADCCPLLEVSDMLMMGNNPDPMCVFTYVQSLCHSLSKIEKERKDKEKGEKEKAGNEEEEKDKGDDAAGEVSPEKDEEESAENETMSSQEDKPVDGTEMEGTNEEGSPSKSCVVEEGQSSSVEAES; this is encoded by the exons atggACACCATGGATGGAGAATCACCCAAACAGGACACATTCGATTCCACGGAATCAACCAATCCCActgacaccaacaacaacagcaaccag GCCGGCGAGCCAGAGGTGGAGAATAAAGACTTGGGGGAAGGAGCAGAAGGTCAGAGGGTAATGGAGACTGAGGATAAGGCTGAGGAAGATACTGTAtcagaagaggcagaaaaggaGACGTCAGGAGACACAAAGAAACCTCAGACTGTGTCACAGTCTGGTGAAGATGATACTGAAGCAGCTGCACAAGATAAGGAGAAAGCATCTACTGGTGCTGAGGTGAAGGATTCTGAACGTGAAGGAAAAGATAAAGAGGAGGATGCAGAAGAAACCGAGAAAGGAGGGCAAGTGGCAGAGATCCAGAGTAGTGAGACTGGAAAAGATGGAGAGGACATGAAggacaaagagaaagagaaaaaggaaataGGTAAAGATGTGAAAGAACAAGaggcagagaagaaaaaacaagtgaCAGAGGAAGATGCAGAGCCAAAGGACAAAGGAAAgacaaaagaagcagaaaagcaGGCAAAGCCCAAAAGAAAGAGTGGTcccccctcctcttctctctctcgaCCAAGACCCTCTGCACGCTCCATAAGAGCGTCTGCTAAAAACGACATCATCGCCAAGTTCCAGAAGGGCGCACCAGA GACACCAATACCTCGCAACTTCAAGATTCAGAAGTCATCTGCTGCTGTGGCTACAGGAGCTTCAATCAAACAGAAGATACTTCAGTGGTGTCGCAACAAGACTCGGAACTACGAG GGCATCAACATAGAAAACTTCTCGTCATCCTGGTGCAATGGGATGGCATTCTGCGCTCTGATTCATCGTTTCTTTCCAGATGCTTTTGAATACAGCTCACTGAAGCCagaggagagggagaaaaacTTCACTCTGGCCTTCAAAACTGCAGA GTCCTTGGCTGactgctgccctctgctggaagTGAGTGACATGCTCATGATGGGTAACAACCCAGACCCAATGTGTGTGTTCACATATGTCCAGTCCCTGTGCCACAGCCTCTCCAAAatagagaaagagaggaaggaCAAAGAGAAGGGGGAGAAAGAGAAGGCTGGTaacgaggaggaagagaaggacaAAGGAGATGATGCAGCAGGAGAGGTGTCGCCAGAGAAAGATGAGGAAGAGTCTGCTGAGAACGAGACGATGAGCAGTCAGGAGGATAAACCAGTAGACGGTACAGAGATGGAGGGCACTAATGAGGAAGGGAGTCCATCAAAGAGCTGTGTGGTGGAGGAAGGTCAGAGTTCATCAGTCGAGGCAGAGTCTTAG
- the LOC112429644 gene encoding uncharacterized protein LOC112429644, which produces MMTASRSLGGSLFVLLVVDICSLPLEKDLNVGASPGSSNTAGNVALTRGGPYAYPSSVVVPYNTLYGGVAVQQPGVYQYAPQSVPVLYTGSSSSGPAQAGGYTTGSTQGGGAARPAAGSNVGVSTGGSSANTGANVALSQGGPYPYPSSVAVPYSAPYGGVAVQQPGFSHAAQSVAAPYTGSSYSAPAQAGGSTAGSAQTGATSQPAAEINWAIPPPKLGEESSPNPQSLPSGTADEPGALLPPVPAYQPGELSHYEKAAEAGDYQSETEELGRRTVPATMDSFAAAGGLASPGFATGQFGMGGLWGSPYPSFDFLFLTGQYPAGTVSHFSQDYEQGRDYSHSTHYLKDHPYPGFAQSVGAVGAAQSLQTPSLYVSSPVVGGYYQVGAQTVPAPSYTGVTQIKY; this is translated from the exons ATGATGACTGCAAGCCGCTCACTGGG GGGTTCCCTTTTTGTCTTGCTGGTTGTGGATATATGCAGCCTTCCTCTTGAGAAAG ATTTAAATGTTGGTGCTTCCCCCGGTAGCAGTAACACTGCAGGTAATGTTGCCTTGACTCGGGGAGGACCTTATGCATACCCATCCTCTGTGGTTGTACCTTACAATACTCTGTATGGAGGGGTTGCAGTGCAGCAGCCTGGTGTCTATCAATATGCTCCCCAGAGCGTGCCAGTATTATATACTGGCTCCAGTTCTTCTGGTCCTGCCCAGGCTGGAGGATACACGACTGGCTCCACACAGGGTGGAGGTGCTGCTCGACCTGCAGCTG GTTCAAATGTTGGTGTTTCTACTGGAGGTAGCAGCGCAAATACTGGTGCTAATGTTGCCCTAAGCCAGGGAGGACCTTATCCATACCCCTCCTCTGTAGCTGTGCCTTATAGTGCTCCATATGGAGGTGTTGCAGTGCAGCAGCCTGGTTTCTCACATGCTGCTCAAAGTGTGGCAGCACCATACACCGGCTCCAGTTACTCCGCTCCTGCTCAGGCAGGAGGAAGCACAGCTGGCTCTGCACAAACTGGAGCAACTTCTCAACCTGCAGCTG AAATCAACTGGGCTATCCCACCTCCCAAGCTCGGTGAGGAATCATCACCCAACCCTCAAAGCCTTCCCTCTGGCACAGCTGATGAGCCTGGTGCGCTTCTACCACCAGTACCTGCGTACCAACCAGGAGAGTTGTCCCACTATGAGAAGGCTGCTGAGGCTGGGGACTACCAGTCGGAGACAGAAGAACTAGGTCGCAGGACTGTCCCAGCTACGATGGACTCTTTTGCTGCTGCGGGTGGACTGGCATCCCCAGGCTTTGCCACAGGACAGTTTGGAATGGGTGGGCTGTGGGGTAGTCCGTATCCATCCTTTGACTTCTTGTTCCTGACTGGCCAGTACCCTGCGGGCACAGTCAGTCACTTCAGCCAGGACTACGAGCAGGGACGAGACTACTCTCACAGCACTCACTACCTGAAAGACCACCCCTACCCCGGCTTTGCACAGTCAGTGGGGGCTGTTGGAGCAGCTCAGAGCCTTCAGACTCCCAGCTTGTATGTGAGCAGTCCAGTGGTGGGAGGTTATTACCAGGTTGGAGCACAAACAGTACCTGCTCCTTCCTACACAGGTGTTACGCAG ATAAAATACTAG